The proteins below come from a single Treponema phagedenis genomic window:
- a CDS encoding FAD:protein FMN transferase: MKNLVKYAFLLFSFLLICCGAAPYKEYARAGFVIGTLCQIRIYTKLPKKEAEKTLDSIFTRLQKLEEILSANAENSELMLVNTHAGIKPVTVSHELISLLQTAVFFAEKTNGAFDPAIGAIVKLWNIGFDTANVPADDEIKNRLSLANYKNIEFNKNTVFLKESGMMLDLGAIAKGFAADEIIKILKQRDINTAIIDLGGNIFALGEKSKGEPWKVGLRNPHLHNEFPVVSAEVRDTSVVTSGSYERFFEKNGVRYHHIIDPKTGYPVKTNLVSVSIFAKNSTDADALSTACFVLGYKKSIELLKDFPEVEAVFIFDDDTIKTTTGLKGKIGILNKTFKLTD, from the coding sequence ATGAAAAATCTCGTAAAATATGCTTTTCTTCTCTTTTCTTTTCTGTTAATCTGCTGCGGGGCAGCTCCATATAAGGAGTATGCGCGTGCGGGTTTTGTAATAGGAACTCTTTGCCAGATACGAATCTATACGAAACTTCCGAAAAAAGAAGCTGAAAAAACCTTGGATTCCATTTTTACCCGGCTTCAAAAACTGGAAGAAATTTTGAGTGCAAATGCCGAAAACTCTGAACTCATGCTTGTGAATACGCACGCAGGGATAAAGCCGGTAACTGTATCGCATGAGTTAATAAGTCTTTTGCAAACAGCAGTGTTTTTTGCAGAAAAAACAAATGGCGCCTTTGATCCTGCAATCGGAGCAATCGTAAAACTGTGGAATATCGGCTTTGATACGGCAAATGTTCCGGCAGATGATGAAATCAAAAACAGGCTTTCGCTTGCCAATTATAAAAACATAGAGTTTAATAAAAATACGGTGTTTTTAAAAGAGTCCGGCATGATGCTTGATCTTGGAGCAATTGCAAAAGGGTTCGCTGCGGACGAAATTATAAAAATATTAAAACAACGCGATATCAACACTGCGATTATTGATTTAGGCGGAAATATTTTTGCACTTGGAGAAAAGTCTAAAGGAGAGCCGTGGAAGGTCGGTTTACGCAATCCGCATCTACATAATGAATTTCCTGTAGTATCAGCGGAAGTTAGGGATACTTCTGTGGTTACTTCCGGCAGCTATGAACGATTTTTTGAGAAAAACGGAGTCAGGTATCATCATATCATCGATCCGAAAACGGGATATCCGGTAAAAACAAATCTGGTGTCGGTTTCAATTTTTGCAAAAAACTCAACCGATGCGGATGCGCTTTCTACCGCTTGTTTTGTGCTTGGGTATAAAAAAAGCATAGAATTGCTTAAAGATTTTCCCGAAGTCGAGGCGGTTTTTATTTTTGATGATGATACCATAAAAACCACTACCGGACTCAAAGGGAAAATCGGTATTTTGAATAAAACCTTCAAGCTTACCGATTAA
- a CDS encoding integrase, translating into MQAKLTVAYFAEQFSYSDELKMKLGKISSATIGRFLKPEIAKCSVKGISTTRPAKNLNQLIPIRTFFDWDERKPGFLEQKPERPKT; encoded by the coding sequence TTGCAGGCGAAATTAACCGTTGCATACTTTGCCGAGCAGTTTTCGTATTCAGATGAACTGAAAATGAAATTGGGTAAAATCTCCAGTGCAACAATCGGAAGATTCTTAAAGCCTGAAATTGCAAAATGCTCTGTCAAAGGCATCTCGACGACACGACCGGCAAAAAACCTCAATCAGCTTATCCCGATACGCACTTTTTTCGACTGGGATGAACGAAAACCCGGATTTTTAGAGCAAAAACCGGAACGCCCAAAAACTTAA
- a CDS encoding ISNCY family transposase, with translation MQLSYSTLRRILLSHGIYSPKKRRTRKKVHKTRNRRACFGELLQVDATPFPWFGGKEKSALHAFIDDARGMITGLYLCKNECLLGYLEVLRQTLENYGLPAALYPDKCSVFFVNAKKQLSIEEQLQGTKEQVTQFGKIIKYLGIDMFPAHSSQAKGRVERLWQTLQSRLPVEFARRHITTIEQANQFLKEYIGIFNKQFGVSACDSYSMFVPTPKTLDLDKLLSSVITRKLSSGSTISIKNHLFKIEQNKFGAGTTVNVLISQKHGIRALIHDEFYPIVPLDDIYRTDTVGRTGDLPQVVIDLIYEFLLKDAKAG, from the coding sequence TTGCAGCTGTCATATTCGACTCTGCGCCGTATTCTGTTATCACATGGAATTTATTCACCAAAGAAAAGACGAACACGAAAGAAGGTGCATAAAACGCGCAATAGAAGAGCTTGCTTCGGAGAGCTGTTGCAAGTGGACGCAACTCCGTTTCCTTGGTTCGGCGGGAAAGAAAAATCCGCATTACATGCTTTTATTGATGATGCACGCGGAATGATTACCGGTCTTTATTTATGCAAAAACGAGTGCCTGCTCGGATATTTAGAAGTTCTGCGGCAGACACTCGAAAATTACGGACTCCCTGCCGCTCTTTATCCGGATAAGTGTAGCGTTTTTTTTGTTAATGCAAAAAAACAGTTATCCATTGAGGAGCAATTACAAGGAACCAAGGAACAAGTAACACAATTCGGCAAAATTATCAAGTACTTAGGAATCGATATGTTCCCGGCTCATTCATCACAAGCAAAAGGACGTGTTGAGCGATTATGGCAAACATTACAAAGCCGACTCCCTGTTGAATTTGCACGACGCCACATCACAACCATAGAGCAAGCAAATCAATTCTTAAAAGAGTATATCGGTATTTTCAACAAACAGTTTGGTGTTTCGGCCTGCGATTCATATTCAATGTTTGTACCGACGCCAAAAACACTCGATCTTGATAAACTGTTGTCATCGGTTATTACGCGCAAGCTTTCAAGCGGTTCTACCATCTCAATCAAAAACCATTTGTTTAAAATTGAGCAGAATAAATTCGGCGCAGGCACAACGGTAAATGTATTGATTTCACAAAAACATGGTATACGCGCTTTAATACATGATGAATTCTATCCGATTGTACCGCTCGATGATATATACCGAACCGATACGGTTGGACGAACCGGAGACCTGCCTCAAGTAGTTATTGACTTGATTTATGAATTCTTACTTAAAGATGCAAAAGCAGGATAA
- a CDS encoding ISAs1 family transposase, with translation MFYKKECKADYVLAVKENQKTLYDDICDYFRIDEIRENLTACENYRSTSEKAHGQFETRKYYITDDITWLSNKSKWEGIKSIGMVETTITKGEKTTVERRYYISSLAAHIDLFMKAVRGHWAIESMHWHLDVTFKEDANTTIDKNAATNQNIIRKWALAILKRVEHIHGKNIQVKAKRYAMSLDPFGSLAQALSI, from the coding sequence GTGTTTTATAAAAAAGAGTGCAAAGCCGATTATGTTCTTGCGGTAAAGGAGAACCAAAAAACGCTCTACGATGATATCTGTGACTATTTTCGTATTGACGAGATAAGAGAAAACCTTACAGCGTGCGAAAATTACCGAAGTACATCTGAAAAAGCACACGGACAATTTGAAACAAGAAAATACTACATAACAGATGACATTACATGGCTTTCAAATAAGAGCAAGTGGGAAGGCATAAAAAGTATCGGCATGGTAGAAACTACTATCACAAAAGGAGAAAAAACAACCGTTGAGCGGCGGTATTATATAAGCTCTTTAGCTGCTCATATCGACTTATTTATGAAAGCGGTGCGCGGACATTGGGCGATAGAAAGTATGCATTGGCATTTGGATGTTACGTTCAAAGAAGATGCGAACACCACGATAGACAAGAATGCCGCAACGAACCAAAACATTATTCGCAAATGGGCACTTGCAATTCTTAAACGGGTAGAACATATCCACGGCAAAAATATTCAGGTGAAAGCTAAGCGCTACGCAATGAGTTTAGACCCGTTCGGCAGTTTAGCACAAGCATTATCAATCTAA
- a CDS encoding transposase, which yields MLTDEKSNEITAIPELLQKINIKNQIITIDAIGTQTMRVL from the coding sequence ATGCTTACTGATGAAAAATCAAATGAAATTACAGCAATTCCTGAATTATTGCAAAAAATCAACATAAAAAATCAGATTATCACTATCGACGCCATCGGAACGCAAACCATGCGTGTTTTATAA
- a CDS encoding DNA-methyltransferase: protein MKLTENIELLHGDCLDFLPKIPDESIQSIITDPPYFLGMTHNSQKGCFNDLAICKPFYEKLFKEYKRILKPDGCIYFFCDWRSYAFYYPLLDSVIQVKNLLVWKKHGRPSLNVYGSGHELIMFSGKIKKSYITNIIDDVASFNIGARKTNGEKIHPTQKPIELMEKFIFDSTDEGDVVLDSFMGSGTTGIACLNTNRRFIGMEIDDNYFNIAKNRLETAIKGQSKKAV, encoded by the coding sequence ATGAAATTAACCGAAAATATCGAACTACTGCATGGCGACTGTTTAGACTTTTTGCCGAAAATTCCGGATGAAAGCATACAGTCAATAATTACTGATCCGCCGTATTTTTTAGGCATGACTCACAATAGCCAAAAGGGTTGCTTTAATGATTTAGCTATTTGTAAGCCTTTTTATGAAAAGCTTTTTAAAGAATATAAGCGCATTTTAAAGCCTGACGGCTGTATATATTTCTTTTGCGATTGGCGCAGCTATGCTTTTTATTATCCGCTTCTTGATTCTGTTATACAGGTTAAAAATTTATTAGTCTGGAAAAAACACGGTCGGCCGTCTCTAAATGTTTACGGTTCAGGTCATGAACTTATTATGTTTTCCGGAAAAATTAAAAAGTCCTACATAACAAATATAATTGATGATGTAGCCTCGTTTAATATCGGAGCGAGAAAAACAAACGGCGAAAAAATACACCCGACGCAAAAACCGATAGAACTAATGGAAAAATTTATTTTTGACAGCACCGATGAAGGCGATGTCGTATTGGATTCGTTTATGGGTTCCGGCACAACCGGCATTGCGTGCCTGAATACAAACCGCCGATTTATCGGCATGGAAATTGACGATAATTATTTTAATATCGCAAAAAACAGACTGGAAACCGCGATAAAAGGGCAATCAAAAAAAGCGGTTTAA
- a CDS encoding phage minor head protein: MEPKFRFRAFTVARLSECDHIEDVRKRLIQALEKGEGWQESWEEIESFTKNIRKPFLPGYWETVYRTNVQTAYTAGRLTQYASNPPRAWELLVIQDGRTTDICNNIASIAGNGKALKADHPFWTVYGFPPYHFNCRTTIRAVYDYEAGAGTNIVEPSIDEIKKDFMPQEGFGGNPIENGDWWRLIESMEKRIEEYGIQEEVEEQAKEIGVQDYILTKEDIENTPFKTTPKSVGAMERRWYIKHQKTVYNPEYDAYDFDTFIKQGTYVKSIKVIAEGKEIRDVNRLIKTYKHQNGSFTKAKDWYKVRGTAILVNEDGDEYRAEIHWYQCKNIGKVEIKQKRIIKVIHEGSK; encoded by the coding sequence TTGGAGCCGAAGTTCCGCTTTAGAGCCTTTACGGTTGCACGCCTGAGCGAATGCGACCATATCGAAGATGTGCGTAAGCGATTAATTCAAGCTCTCGAAAAAGGCGAAGGATGGCAGGAGTCATGGGAAGAAATAGAAAGCTTTACCAAAAATATTAGAAAGCCTTTTTTACCCGGCTATTGGGAAACAGTTTATCGCACCAATGTGCAGACCGCTTATACCGCAGGCCGCCTCACTCAATACGCAAGTAATCCGCCTCGTGCGTGGGAGCTCTTAGTCATCCAAGACGGAAGAACAACCGACATATGCAACAACATCGCAAGCATTGCAGGCAACGGGAAAGCACTCAAGGCCGATCACCCGTTTTGGACGGTCTACGGATTCCCGCCATACCATTTTAACTGCCGCACCACAATCCGCGCCGTATACGATTATGAAGCGGGAGCAGGCACCAACATCGTAGAACCGTCAATAGACGAAATAAAAAAAGACTTTATGCCGCAAGAAGGCTTCGGCGGAAATCCAATCGAAAATGGCGATTGGTGGCGTTTAATTGAATCAATGGAAAAACGGATAGAAGAGTACGGCATACAAGAAGAGGTTGAAGAGCAGGCAAAGGAAATCGGTGTACAAGATTATATTCTTACAAAAGAAGATATAGAAAACACACCGTTTAAAACTACTCCTAAATCGGTTGGAGCAATGGAACGACGGTGGTATATTAAACATCAAAAAACCGTATATAATCCTGAATATGACGCATATGATTTTGATACTTTTATCAAACAGGGCACTTATGTAAAAAGTATAAAAGTAATTGCGGAAGGGAAAGAAATAAGAGATGTAAACAGACTTATAAAAACATATAAACATCAAAACGGGAGCTTTACAAAAGCAAAAGATTGGTATAAGGTGAGAGGTACGGCGATACTTGTGAATGAAGACGGTGATGAATATCGTGCTGAAATACACTGGTACCAATGTAAAAACATTGGAAAGGTTGAGATTAAACAAAAACGAATTATAAAGGTGATACATGAAGGTAGTAAATAA
- a CDS encoding phage portal protein family protein produces the protein MKNNLNIEIISPDKFEAVIAELPNPNEIISDKVSFYSLIDEMMLDSKIGSHLRLRKDIVTSFNFVIEQKNASDKVYEFVRDNLTSNLNWDNDVKEFLTAIEYGFAFSEVLWAQNDAGYWIPDSLRNKRPEQIFFKTEIIKTKQGQRSIWVPMLTKENRPLIEKCKFLIYRNNPRAENPYGFSDLLMCYWPWRFKQFGWEFWLKAAKKAGVPSIVALFESTNTEEARNAAQAISQTLSEMEGGAGLALSNVKDIKTLEMSGALQDHKVLIETCNQEISFALTTQSLSTQEGTYGTRSQAEVHDENLVRVCHGDAKAVQGVFQELINWMVAINFGEGVAAPSGYFDLKSYATFTEIMQAIQNKIPVSKEALYTRYGLPRPKDDEDTFIVEAPQAQGFMLADSNSKKKIQNSRSPVKIF, from the coding sequence ATGAAAAATAATTTAAACATTGAAATAATATCACCGGATAAATTCGAAGCGGTAATTGCCGAGCTTCCCAATCCGAATGAGATAATAAGCGATAAGGTAAGCTTCTATTCGCTTATCGATGAAATGATGCTTGATTCAAAAATCGGTTCGCATTTACGCTTGCGGAAAGATATTGTTACAAGTTTTAATTTTGTAATTGAGCAAAAAAACGCAAGCGATAAAGTATATGAGTTTGTGCGCGATAATCTTACCTCCAATCTTAATTGGGATAATGATGTAAAAGAGTTTTTAACCGCCATTGAATACGGTTTTGCGTTTTCAGAAGTCTTATGGGCCCAAAACGATGCGGGCTACTGGATTCCCGATTCACTTCGAAATAAAAGACCGGAGCAAATATTTTTTAAAACGGAAATTATAAAAACAAAACAGGGACAGCGTTCAATATGGGTTCCGATGTTAACAAAAGAGAATAGACCGCTTATCGAAAAATGTAAATTTTTAATTTACCGAAATAATCCGCGCGCTGAAAATCCCTACGGTTTTTCAGATTTGCTAATGTGTTATTGGCCGTGGCGATTTAAACAGTTTGGCTGGGAGTTTTGGCTTAAGGCTGCAAAAAAGGCTGGCGTTCCTTCTATTGTTGCATTGTTTGAAAGCACGAACACAGAGGAAGCAAGGAATGCAGCACAGGCTATTTCGCAAACCCTTTCAGAAATGGAAGGAGGCGCGGGCTTAGCTCTTTCTAATGTCAAAGATATTAAGACGCTTGAAATGAGCGGAGCTCTGCAAGACCATAAGGTATTAATTGAAACATGCAATCAAGAAATAAGCTTTGCGCTTACCACGCAATCGTTAAGCACGCAAGAGGGCACATATGGCACACGAAGTCAAGCAGAAGTGCACGATGAAAATTTAGTGCGAGTTTGTCATGGAGATGCAAAAGCGGTGCAAGGCGTATTCCAAGAATTAATTAATTGGATGGTTGCGATTAACTTCGGCGAAGGAGTAGCAGCACCGTCCGGTTATTTTGATTTAAAAAGCTATGCAACGTTTACGGAAATTATGCAGGCAATACAAAATAAAATCCCTGTTTCAAAAGAGGCCTTATACACTCGGTACGGTTTACCGCGCCCGAAAGATGATGAGGATACGTTTATTGTAGAGGCTCCGCAAGCGCAAGGCTTTATGCTTGCCGATTCAAACTCTAAAAAAAAAATTCAAAACAGCAGATCACCCGTAAAAATATTTTAG
- a CDS encoding phage protein Gp27 family protein has protein sequence MGAKSKAEEHGLVELIIEKWEGGKNTIVYVTEEVNKKIQELGLKVTLSREGIRRVIKSHKEEIEDAKKAIESAKAMAEVLKDYPGTEASEAVLMQMTSLISKDLRTIDSLEFEDPKELLLTTARIAEAQLKLSNYRTKAAKALEKAKGEIKKELQNAIKNDPELLQKLCAIVDKAEVK, from the coding sequence ATGGGCGCAAAAAGTAAAGCGGAAGAGCACGGACTCGTTGAACTTATCATTGAAAAATGGGAAGGCGGAAAAAACACAATCGTTTATGTTACTGAAGAAGTAAATAAAAAAATACAAGAGCTCGGCCTTAAGGTTACGTTAAGCCGCGAAGGCATTCGGCGGGTTATAAAATCTCACAAAGAAGAAATTGAAGATGCAAAAAAAGCGATTGAGTCTGCAAAGGCAATGGCGGAAGTTTTAAAAGACTATCCCGGCACCGAAGCAAGCGAAGCAGTCCTTATGCAAATGACAAGTCTCATCTCTAAAGATTTGCGTACAATCGATAGTTTGGAATTTGAAGACCCGAAAGAATTACTTTTAACTACTGCGCGCATTGCAGAAGCTCAATTAAAACTTTCAAACTACAGAACAAAAGCAGCAAAGGCATTGGAGAAAGCAAAAGGGGAAATTAAAAAAGAATTGCAAAATGCAATCAAAAACGATCCAGAACTTTTACAAAAGCTTTGCGCAATAGTGGATAAGGCAGAAGTAAAGTGA
- a CDS encoding peptidoglycan recognition protein family protein, which yields MNIEKQMLTVNPFSRPGQKLQEVKGVVIHWVANPGTSAQANRNYFESLKRQKKKDGARYASAHFIIGITGDVLQCLPIDEVAYHVGAWKYRDGIEYRLSSYPNNCTIGIELCHKNWTGAFTEETLASAIVLTATLLKQFSLNPQTDLYRHFDITGKDCPRYFIGNLGAWIDFKCAVEKYLISIL from the coding sequence ATGAATATTGAAAAACAAATGTTAACGGTAAATCCGTTTTCCCGTCCAGGGCAAAAGCTGCAAGAGGTTAAGGGAGTGGTTATTCACTGGGTTGCAAACCCCGGAACAAGTGCACAAGCAAACAGAAACTATTTTGAAAGTTTAAAGCGGCAGAAAAAAAAAGACGGAGCCAGATACGCTTCAGCACATTTTATCATCGGCATTACAGGCGATGTACTGCAATGTTTACCGATTGATGAAGTAGCCTATCATGTCGGCGCGTGGAAATATCGGGATGGCATTGAGTACCGTTTAAGTTCGTATCCGAATAATTGCACCATCGGCATTGAGCTTTGTCATAAAAATTGGACGGGTGCATTTACAGAGGAAACGCTTGCAAGTGCAATTGTACTTACCGCAACTTTGTTAAAACAATTTTCATTAAATCCGCAAACAGATTTATACCGGCATTTCGACATCACCGGTAAAGACTGTCCGCGATATTTTATCGGCAACCTCGGCGCATGGATTGATTTTAAATGTGCCGTTGAAAAATATTTAATAAGCATTTTATAA
- a CDS encoding helix-turn-helix domain-containing protein gives MFLTPCECAQIMSEIENKEVSVRKVYYLLESFELLAVKIGNSYKITIQELEEYYERRDPRCAGIVRELAGNIKRQRGGGCFQRKPNHYPSIDIQEEFKCVQNPGRAGVEYQQVRFKKVYRKKRNDKQLEFCFSA, from the coding sequence ATGTTTTTGACGCCCTGTGAATGTGCTCAAATTATGAGCGAAATTGAAAACAAAGAAGTATCGGTTAGGAAAGTGTATTACTTGCTTGAAAGTTTTGAATTGCTTGCGGTTAAAATCGGTAATAGTTACAAAATAACAATACAAGAATTGGAGGAGTATTATGAGCGAAGGGATCCGCGGTGTGCAGGAATTGTTAGAGAACTTGCCGGCAATATTAAGCGTCAAAGAGGTGGCGGATGTTTTCAACGTAAGCCAAATCACTATCCGTCGATTGATATACAAGAGGAATTTAAATGCGTACAAAATCCCGGGAGAGCGGGAGTGGAATATCAACAAGTCAGATTTAAAAAAGTTTATCGAAAGAAACGAAACGATAAACAATTAGAATTTTGTTTTTCAGCGTAA
- a CDS encoding regulatory protein GemA — translation MRERKQKIALIHIAKKELGLNDENYRAILLNANINSASEIESEEQFKIIMRAFENLGFKCTLSNYEFKNKRSGGGANRLTSKQEYYIRGLWDLASRNRSERSLRAIVYRITGEYDISWLSKKDASKVILALRDICKKAGYNPDTKQS, via the coding sequence TTGAGAGAGCGAAAACAAAAAATTGCACTTATTCATATTGCAAAAAAAGAGCTTGGGTTAAACGATGAAAACTATCGCGCGATTCTTTTAAATGCTAATATAAATTCCGCAAGCGAAATAGAAAGCGAGGAGCAGTTTAAAATAATTATGCGCGCCTTTGAAAACTTAGGATTTAAGTGCACACTTTCTAATTATGAATTTAAAAATAAACGCTCAGGAGGCGGGGCTAATCGCTTAACTTCAAAACAAGAATACTATATACGGGGCTTGTGGGATTTAGCAAGCCGCAACCGAAGTGAGCGGAGCCTTCGGGCAATCGTGTATCGAATAACCGGCGAATACGATATTTCATGGCTTAGCAAAAAAGACGCAAGTAAGGTTATTCTTGCCTTACGAGATATTTGCAAAAAGGCAGGATATAATCCTGATACAAAACAAAGTTAA
- a CDS encoding host-nuclease inhibitor Gam family protein, translated as MAKYKPSTGKIESIEEVNSALKTIGLLEHELDLIDAKSNKEISAIKERAAKDGEGKRKQIAELAAKIGAFAEYNRDELFIDKKTIELTFGTFGFRKSTSISIKTKTTVGLLEKLGLTDYIRLKKEADKEKMAELDDETLAQVDAVRKVKDTFFCEANKEEVNRDLLKSAG; from the coding sequence ATGGCGAAGTACAAACCGAGTACGGGAAAAATTGAATCGATTGAGGAAGTCAATAGCGCACTTAAAACTATCGGACTTCTCGAACATGAACTTGATTTAATTGACGCAAAATCAAATAAAGAGATAAGCGCAATTAAAGAGCGGGCAGCAAAAGACGGCGAGGGAAAGCGAAAGCAAATTGCAGAGCTTGCCGCAAAAATTGGAGCCTTCGCCGAATACAATCGTGATGAATTATTCATCGATAAAAAAACGATTGAGCTTACATTCGGAACTTTCGGATTTAGAAAATCGACAAGCATTAGTATTAAAACAAAAACGACAGTCGGTCTTCTGGAAAAACTCGGGCTGACCGATTATATTCGACTTAAAAAAGAAGCCGACAAGGAAAAGATGGCAGAGCTTGACGATGAAACGCTTGCACAAGTTGACGCCGTTCGAAAGGTAAAAGATACTTTCTTTTGCGAGGCAAATAAAGAAGAGGTTAATCGAGACCTTCTTAAAAGTGCCGGTTAA
- a CDS encoding AAA family ATPase: MRMSDVSIDNLSVKERLKEALLRFDISQTKAAKEMGYTSSVLSQYLNDTYRGDVVKVEEAIIKWIARKTENAGKKHVAIIETTAMRQMSRAIRLAHDEKDIALIVGDAGSGKTTTAEQYVRDNPRTSILIKCSGAMSKKRMTEEIARQIGLNTYRVKFDNLVDMVSEALAEKEAIVIIDEADSLRDDALEFSRRLINDLGETGLVLIGLPGLAARIQNLKNDHRQLESRIGVFLELRGLTKADAEKIAESVWPEVSQEITEAIYEISKRDVRQFVKIINRAQNIMGANKLEMPNVEIIEMAGKMILRRNYIGG, encoded by the coding sequence ATGAGAATGAGTGATGTTTCGATTGATAATCTTTCAGTTAAAGAAAGGTTGAAGGAAGCGCTGCTGCGTTTTGACATAAGTCAAACGAAAGCGGCAAAAGAAATGGGTTACACATCGAGTGTATTAAGTCAATATTTAAATGACACGTACCGCGGCGATGTTGTAAAAGTTGAAGAGGCAATAATCAAATGGATTGCGCGCAAAACCGAAAACGCCGGCAAAAAACATGTCGCAATAATTGAAACCACTGCGATGCGGCAAATGAGCCGGGCAATTCGGCTTGCGCACGATGAAAAGGACATCGCCCTTATTGTAGGAGATGCCGGAAGCGGAAAGACAACAACAGCCGAGCAATACGTTCGCGACAACCCGCGCACTTCTATTTTGATTAAGTGCTCCGGAGCGATGAGCAAAAAACGCATGACCGAAGAGATTGCGCGGCAAATAGGACTAAATACGTATCGCGTTAAGTTTGATAACCTCGTTGATATGGTAAGTGAGGCGTTAGCGGAAAAAGAAGCAATTGTAATTATTGATGAAGCGGATAGTCTTCGCGATGATGCCTTAGAGTTTAGCCGCAGGCTCATTAACGATTTAGGAGAAACGGGTCTTGTGTTGATAGGACTTCCCGGGCTTGCTGCCCGCATTCAAAACTTAAAGAATGACCACCGCCAGCTTGAAAGTCGCATCGGGGTATTTTTGGAATTGCGAGGACTTACAAAAGCGGATGCGGAAAAAATAGCCGAGAGTGTGTGGCCTGAAGTTTCGCAAGAAATTACGGAAGCCATTTATGAGATTTCAAAACGAGATGTACGCCAGTTTGTAAAAATTATAAACCGCGCGCAAAACATCATGGGAGCAAACAAACTTGAAATGCCCAATGTTGAAATAATCGAAATGGCCGGCAAAATGATTTTACGCAGAAATTATATAGGGGGTTGA